The sequence CTCAGGCTATGGAGGCTTCTGTTGTTCTCTCAGGTATAGAgtctgatgtgtctgtgttctttacTGACATAGAACAATGATACCTAAATATCTGACGTATGGATGGATCTCCTGATGTTTGCTTATTATTACCAAAGTGTGTATCTTTAACAGTGCATTTACTGTAAATAATATGGACGTGTGTGCACTGTAGGAGCTTTGGACACTCTGCAGAAACCAGCTGTGGCCTTTGCCAGGTTGAAGGACTCAATGGTGATGGACTCCGTCCTGGAGTCTCCGGTGCCGGTGCGCTTCATGTTTGTGCTCGTGGGGCCGAGCCAGAGCGGGCTGGACTTCCATGAGAGCGGACGTGCCATGGCCACGCTAATGGCCGACTGggtaagagaggaggaggaggaggaggatgggtggGAAGAATGTGGTTGGTGTAGGAAAGAAAATAGGAATACGTAcacgatatatatgatatgtGCAGGAGAGAATACAGCAAGAATACAACATCAAATAGGGCAAAGATGAGATGACTGTTGATACCAAACTTCTGTGCAATAGGTATTCAGCCTGGAAGCATACCTGGCACAGAGTGACAAGGAGATCACCAATGCCATCGCTGATTTCATGGACTGCAGCATTGTGATCCCTCCCACTGAGATCCAAGATGATGCCATGCTGGGGCCAATCATTGGCTTTCAGCAGAAGTTGCTGCAGGACCGACTCCGCCCGACTGACACTAGAATTTACTTTGGAGATAGGCCAGGTCAGCTTTCTCTGCATCATCTTAGGCAGAATATCAGTTGTGTAATCCATATGTTGTTCACTTTATGGTTACAGCCACAGCATAATGCAATAAAAGATGTATATCAACAGTGACAGAGATtattacattcattcattcgtccattcattcattgattaattgattcattcattcattcgtccactcatccactcattcattcattcattcattgattcGCCTGACATTTGTTTGTGCAGGTACAAGTGGTCCTGAGGAGCCTCGTGAGGACCCCCTGGCCCGTACAGGGGTTCCGTTTGGGGGAATGATAAAGGACATCAAGCGCCGCTACCGCCACTACATCAGCGACTTCACAGACGCCCTGAATCCCCAAGTCCTGGCTGCCGTCATCTTCATCTACTTTGCTGCCCTGTCTCCTGCTATCACCTTTGGAGGTCTTCTGGGTAATGGAGATGTTTCTCATGAGATTAGCTGCTAGTGTTCTCCGTCTAAAATGTCAGACTCCTCATATGTCCATCTTTGGCCCACTTTGCCTCATGCCAGTCTTCTTTCATCTCTCCGTCTTCTGCCCAGCTCTCCAGCTGCTGATATGTTTCCTGACATTTATATAATTTTTCCACCTTCCCCAATGCCTAtcatttatatacatatctGCCTTAGTGCCATTCCTGTAGTCAAGGCTCTTATTGCCTTATTTGGAACATCTATCCAAATGGCATCTTCTGCCAACCTTTCTCAGAATTTGCTTACCTATCAACAACAATCCTCCATAACAGTGTGGGGTTCTTCCTCTACTAGGAAATCTCCTCCTCAGAGCTCACACCTCTTTTTACTCACCAGCTGACAAGACAGAGCACATGATGGGTGTGTCGGAGCTGATGATCTCCACCTGCGTGCAGGGCGTGTTCTTTTGCCTGCTGGCCGCTCAGCCTGTCCTGGTCATTGGGTTCACTGGACCTTTGTTGGTGTTTGAGGAAGCTTTCTTTGAGGTATGActcagacccagacacacaggtaCTACTAGAATTTGTAGAAATATAACACTTTGTCTGATTCAGGTTGACTGGCAGCTTCGGTTATGCCTAataactgaaatatttgtatgtGCTTTGTGCATGAGCCCTGCCTTGTGTATTTTTGATGAGATTCAtccccttttcattttttttacacattctcAATTAATGGCATGACAAGATTTTCCAATTAATTGATCCTGCATATACATGAATCGTTTGCTGTTTCTTTACTTCAGTTCTGCAAGTCCCAAGGCATGGAGTATATAGTGGGCCGCATCTGGGTGGGGATGTGGCTGATTCTGATTGTGGTGATCATTGTGGCCGTGGAAGGCAGCTTCCTGGTCAAGTTCATCTCACGCTTCACCCAGGAGATCTTCTCCATCCTCATCTCCCTCATCTTCATCTACGAAACCTTTTCCAAGCTCATAAGGGTATGAAACACTTTAAGCAAAgtccaaatgaaaaaaaaagctctttCACAAGTTCCACACGCATCCAACACATCAGCCAGCTCCATATTTTCAGCAGTCTCCCTGTCCTTTGTTTTCATCTCATTTTGGTGCACCTTTCTTCCCTCTTAATGTCTCCATCCTGTAGATTTTCAAAACTCACCCACTGGTTCTGAACTATGAGCATCTGAACGCGACCCTGCCAGACCCCTTCCACCTTGTTGTTGtagaaaaaaacatcacacatgaTGATGGAAATGTCACTTTTGTCCATCACCATAAAGAGCGTGCCTACCCCAACACGGCTCTGCTCTCCATGTGTCTTATGTTTGGATGCTTTTTCATCGCCTACTTCCTGCGAATGTTCAAGACTGGAGTCTTCTTTCCAGgctgggtaaaaaaaaatatattagttttgttattagttttttttattattattttatgttcACTGCATTTCCAAGATAGTGGGACATCACAATAAGGGTTTGCATTGTTAGGTTTCTATGTATTTCCTAGGCTAAATGCTTATGCTGAACAATTTTCTGTGCCACAGCTGCGTCGCATGATTGGAGACTTTGGTGTGCCCATTTCAATTTTCATCATGATTGCTATAGACATCACTATCGAAGATGCCTACACCCAGGTTTGGGAAATCTCACCacgtttttttatttcaaattaaaATCAAATAACTCAATCCACAATGATCATGTGTTATATCATCCAAACAGAAACTGGTGGTGCCCAAAGGTCTGACTGTGTCTAACACTTCAGCCAGGGGCTGGTTTATCAACCCCATGGGTGAGAAGAAGCCCTTCCCTGTTTGGATGATGATAGCTTCCGCTGGTCCAGCTCTCTTGGTCTTTATCCTGATCTTCTTGGAGTCCCAGATCACCACGTGAGTGTCTAAGTACCAGCCATGTCTGCATTACCAGCACTCGGCGACTCTGTTCTGGAGATGGCATTTTGTTTGTGGTCATGAATCTGAAGGACATATGAAATCATAGACCAAATAGCATTTCAGGGTAGAAATGAATGTTACTGTTGAAGAACAAAAACTTGCAGATATGATTTCATTATTCctattgtttgtctttttttatcttCTCACGCAGGCTGATTGTAAGCAAACCCGAGAGGAAAATGGTAAAGGGGTCAGGATTCCACTTTGACCTCCTCCTGCTTGTGGCCATGGGGGGAGCAGCGTCCCTTATTGGTGTCCCCTGGCTCAGTGCTGCCACTGTGCGCTCTGTGACGCATGCCAACGCCCTTACCGTCATGACCAAGGGTACCAAACCAGAGATAGAGAAGGTCTTGGAGCAGAGGATTAGTGGCATGTTGGTTGCCATGTTGGTTGGTGAgttctgccccctgctggtctcTTAACAGTCTAGAGAGGGAACAAACAGTAGGATGCAGTGTCTGCTTTAGGGAATGCATTGATATCTGAAcaaaccccccaaaaaatttaaatgaatgaatttgtGTTTTTACTTTCATTGGCTACATTATCATTTTTGTATTATGAATATCGTTTAGGTGTTCATTATCTCATGTAGAaagctctgtttgtgttttgtatgtaatcttATGCTGATGTTACGCACTTGGAGACTCAGCTTTCAGACATCTTGTTTATCCCTAATCCTCCTAGGTGTATCAATTCTCATGGAGCCACTCCTGAAGATGATTCCCATGACAGCTCTGTTTGGTATTTTCCTGTACATGGGTATTACATCCCTGTCAGGCATCCAGCTTTGGGACCGAATGTTGCTCCTGATTGTACCAAAGAAGTACCACCCCAATATGCCCTTTGCTACCATGGTATTGCTACTGTGCTCTTAAATCAAACTTCATTCCTGTGTTTTTGCTCATTTCatcccttttgtttttgttctcttgTATGCAATGCCGTCAGTAATCATAAACATCTTGACGTCTTAATTCTATTTCTCAGTTTTGACATTCTTGCTCTATGAAGATATTCTCAGGCAGGCCCATGCAGCTGAGGCAGAAAGCTTAATGGTTCTTTCTTTTTGTACAGGTGCCCACCCCGAAGATGCATTTGTTCACACTAATCCAAGTTGTTTGCCTGGGCGTCTTGTGGGCAGTGAAGTCCAGCCGTGCCTCTCTGGCCCTGCCCTTCGTCCTCATCCTGACCATCCCGCTCCGTATGTTGATGACTGGACGCCTCTTCACTGTCAGGGAGATGAAATGCGTGAGTGTTAAAAAGTTGGTTCCTGGCACACACATAATGCGTGCTCACGGATGTCTTCATGTTGTTTATCGGacgtctttttttatttgactgtGCAGGATGCATGAGGCTGTTAAAGCTGAGCTTTGAGTTTATTTTATCTCCCAGTATTTTATATCACATGAATACTTTGATATAATGTGCAACATTGTAAGAATGTTAATGGTATAGAGGCACAAATAGAGGCACAAATCATTTTATATCCCCTTGTGTGTAAAGATGATCTTGAATGCAAGGTTGCAGCTTTGAGATGTTTACTGAATTGTCCTGCTGGTACGGCAGTTTACAAATACATTAGATTTGATTCAACtgtattgtcattgtgcagagtacggggtacaaagccaatgaaatgcagtaaTATAGATTTAATTCAACTGTATTGAATATGCCTTCTAAATCCCACGTTTACACATATGCTTTGATTAAGTCAGAGATACCAATAAAGATTTCATATCTCCTCAGCTGGATGCTGATGATGCCAAGGTGGTGCTGGAGGAAGAGCCAGGAGTAGATGTGTATACGGAGTCCCCGATGCCCTGAGAGTCCCAACAGAAACACACTAGGGAGCTTTACCTGGCTGTCTCTCAGTGAACATCACCATTGACAACAGCCAGAATTTTTGTTTCGACTCAACACATTCGTCAACAAATAGTGTAGCAACATCCTGCCAACTAACATATGTCAATTTATCAAGGGAAATTAGAACATTATACATGTTATAGAAACTCTCAGGTAAGGACTTGGCCTTCATGTCATTATTATTGACTGCCATCAATGGGACCAAAAACCTTTATATGTCAAAGCAGTGTCTTAAACCCCTCATGCTCTTTACTTGTGTGAAATAGAGATTCAGTTTAAATTCTATGCTGACAGCAGGTCTTACAAAATTGACACCAGATCCTCACATTCTGTTGTGTATCAGATATGAGAAAACTATTTGAATGCTTTAGTGTATTTTTAATTCAGGTGAGCTTTGCTTTATGTTATGTTACATACCATATATTAGTTTAGTTATACATTAAGAGTGGTGTTCTGGCTGGGAGATTGCATTTGGAGCCATAGCGTGATTGCCAATAAATAAGATCAGTGTtgaatgaaatgtttaggttacaCTTTAAGATGTCACTGTTATTTTAATATAGCTTTAGCCTGTGTATGGATACAGTTCTAGGGATATGCCTTAGTAGATCTTATCTGTAAATACCTCTAATTAAAAACTCAAAAGTGTTTGTCTTGCATCTCCATCAGATCATTACCAAGTATGACTGATATACATTTACTCTGTATTTTCTACCAGTGTGCTGATCATTGACTGTTGCCCGAGTTaccattaaaatgacatgaaaacCTATCCTGAATTTTCACAtcctgtataaacacacactcgaTTCTTTCCCAAGTGCTCCATAATTTTAATGTGTTCACGGTATGAAATATTACACTAGTGAAATACTTTCCAAACCCCACATTTCGCAAGGCACTAGCTAAAACAGCTGAAGAACATTATGTGGCTATATGTCTTGCCTGACATCAACAGTTTGAGTTGAACAGCGTGACATAATTATCAACAAACTCTGTGCTAAATTCGCCACTCCTCTGATGTTACAACCAAGCTGTCCTCTTATTGGAAAGTCATTTGTTTTCACAGAGGCACAGCCTTGATTGGATGGTGTAGGTAACGCCCACAAATAGACAAGGTGGAGTTGAAAGAAATTTCATGGAGAAAAAATAGCTGTCAAATGGACTTTGCTAAATAAGCGGGTGGCATTTAAGAAGTAGACAGTATTTCAGGAATTTGTTATACGCAGACAGCAGCCAGTTTCGCTTTCTTAAtcaaaaaggcaaaaacatgATAATGATTTAATGATCGTTTCCCGCAAACATCCTACACTCCCGCAAACAGATCGCATGTCGGCTCTTATAACTTTGTTGCAAATCGTTCCAGTTTACTTTGTTATGCTAAATAAAACTAAATTTGCCAACCGTCATTTGAAGTAGCCTACAACATAATCCAAAACCTGTGGAACCTATGGAAATTGCCATCCTAGAAGTTATACTACAGAAGCATCATCATGCAGTAACGTTAGCTCTCGCAAAATCCGAATCAGCACTCAGGAGCAAGAGCATGATGCGGGCGGCAGCCGAGGAGAGAGCGAAAATGCGGATGTCTCTGGGAAGAGAAATGGTCGGATCGAGAAGGTTACGCGctgagtggagggagagagcgagtgagatgGAGGCGGGGGGAAGTTCCCATCTCTGCGGGGACTGGAACACCAGCGCCCTGGACCGACAGCGCAGTGCTGGCTAACATTCAACCCTCCCCTTGTTCCACAACCAGTTCCACACACGCAGCGACAGGTAGGGTTCACCGCCGCCTCCCACGTTCTGCTAATCGACTGTTtgataaacaaacattttagaAAAACGTTTGCTTATTGACACTAATGCAAAATCCTGGTTGCTGATTGCACCGAAGTTGTTATATTTTCTTGAGCGGTTGATTTTCAAAAATTGCCTAATTTAAAACAATGTACTATGTGTGGATCAGGCAGTACACAGCGGTCGCCATACCCGAATTTCTAGTGCTGCGACTCGGGTAAGAGATAACGTTAACCGTTCTGCGTAGTATTAACCACGTGTGTAGTTTCGGAATCTGTTAAAAGTCAACCAAAAGGTTCAAGTGTAGAGTGCACTATCGTTAACTGTGTTCTTAAAAGTGTGCTGGAGGAGTCGACAACGTTTCCGCGCCGAGTCAGGTCTCCATGAGGCTGATCAAGGAACAACCAGCCGCCTCTGGTTAGCCAACAGGGAGCTCGGTTAAATATCTCACCGTGTGGGTTTGCCTTCTCTTGCACCCGTCTGAGAACCGACAAAGCCAAGTTTTGGAAAAGGCGACTTTCTCTGGTCAGTTGCATATATTCGAAGAAAGGATAAGGTTAGTTTAAATCTACAATTTCacacaaaataatgttttttcgTTCTTTGTGTATTGCGTCGACTACACGGACAATGTCTTGCTTCGGTTGAATCAATCTCTCGCCATGCCTGGCTTTAGTATGGCGGATCTAGAACCATCGTCACGCCAGAGCACTGGTATATGTCTCGGATGTAACATTTTTTCCTTCGCTACACCTTAAAATTGCTACTATAACCGCGGAAATGAATAATTTTAACAGATTTTGAAGGTTCAATTTTAAATCGGGGATGGCCATGTTAGTCTAGTCCGAgttgtttctgtttattttgtaGTTTCTCCTTCCAAGGCTTTGAATAGTCTGCAGCTCAGACCGCCGCCATACGGGTTCAGCTGCCTGTTTCAATCCCCTGTGCTCGAGAGTTTAGTCGGCACACTCATTGTTGTTACTACAATACGTGTTTATCATTATACATGGAACATACAGTCACGGGGTGCTGAAGGCAACGTTTTACAAGTGTTTCGATTATCTTTTTAATAGCCCATGCGCTTGGTTCCCTGTCAGCCTGGCTAGTCAATCTAGTTGTAGCCGGCTATGTGGCCGTAACCTTGGTAAATGTTTGGGTCGCTCAGGGTTTGCATTTCACAGCCAAATATATGGTAAACTATTTTTAATGTATCTATTTCCTTAATTTACATGTATTTTAAGAAGTCAACTTCATAAGACGCGAGACAACTTGAAACGTGGTCAAGTGTGACTCGCCTTGCCTGTCCACATATACTGTTTTACGGACGTAAAAGCTTGTTTGATATATTCAGGGTGTCACGCTATTTTCAACCATTTGTTATGCGATAGACTGTGTAGATGTAAAGTTTGGTCATTGTAACGCACGTCCCAACATAGCCGTAGGATGTAGCTAAATATTCTATACATTATTGTGAATAAAACATTCGTATTATGTATAGAGATCATATGATCTTGACTGTAGTTGGAATATCAGTCTGATCTGACGAATGGTCTGATTATTTGGTGGGATGAATACAATCGAATCTAGCCTACAATACTGGCTGTTTCCCCACTGAACGTTGGAGAAGAAGGCTGGGGAGACCGCCGCCATTACAGGTTCTCATTCGACTTCGACTCGCTTGAAAAATGTCCATGTTATTTCAGGCGTAAACATGCTCGACATGTGGTAGATTATAGATTTAGATTATAATAACGAAAAGGCTGTTAATGAGCCAACAGTTTTATTCGAAGAATGAAATAAACTCGTTCCATGGTAGGTCTGCAGGGTTGAAGGACGAGGGCAGATGTCCATGGCGGAAACGAGCTCCGCGCCCTGTTGGTTGTGAGGCTGTGTCGAGTGGTGCAGTATGGAGTAATGTTCCCTGGCCACCTTTCCCCCCTCGACCGAGACCGAAAGCAGAGCCCCCGTCCATGGTCAGCTGGTTGCCTACAGCTGCCTGTCGTCCAAATGCTCGCTTCCTCTTTCCGTGGTTCCTCCCAGCGCCCATTCGTCCCGAAAAAATCCTCCATACGAGAACCTACTCCGGCGGAATGGTCGACGCAAAAATATTGGAGTTGACGAGTGGCTAAAATGTAACGTTTGCGTTCCTAGAGCCGAAAGAAAAGTGAGAGATACAAAGGATAGTCGTAGTCGCTGCCCTCTGCTGAGTTATTTGAGATTTGAAGCCGTCACAAGCAATAGGCTATGTCTCACGATGCAGCGTAAACGGTTAGGGGCGGTGTAATGAACATCTACCATTATGAGTCGGGGTggatttctgttctgtttcaaATAACCTTTAGTTGAACTTAAATTAACTTAATCAATTGAAAAAAAGTTCTGTGTTTAAATCGGTGTTTAATATTGTCTGTCTACCCATAGGAAAACGAACTATTTACACCGTATTGCTTTTGTGTCTGCGGGCCTTACATCTAATAAGAATATGATTTAAGAATTGATTAAGTGTATGGCGCCCAGTTAAGATGTTAAATTATAACATTGTGACGTGAAATCAGAGACTTTGATAATCTCAGAAGACCAATTAACTGATCATATAGTTTGCATGATTCATTTGATTAGTTT is a genomic window of Clupea harengus chromosome 1, Ch_v2.0.2, whole genome shotgun sequence containing:
- the slc4a1a gene encoding solute carrier family 4 member 1a (Diego blood group), which translates into the protein MEGAPMFEGDNEMSFEDSDSPFPSPLRLTPPGHHGGYDLEQRRQEEEEEQPVQNFIVRADPEAALNYNTNATTRGDSQAYVELNELKGGIWQETGRWAGYEESYNPASRKWESSHIPYLTFKSLIQLRKAMSSGAIILDLDESSFSGIVEKVVDELLNKGEIRPNDREPLLNALRQKRSQQNTGEPGGDIEMQTFSVTKQRDTAQAMEASVVLSGALDTLQKPAVAFARLKDSMVMDSVLESPVPVRFMFVLVGPSQSGLDFHESGRAMATLMADWVFSLEAYLAQSDKEITNAIADFMDCSIVIPPTEIQDDAMLGPIIGFQQKLLQDRLRPTDTRIYFGDRPGTSGPEEPREDPLARTGVPFGGMIKDIKRRYRHYISDFTDALNPQVLAAVIFIYFAALSPAITFGGLLADKTEHMMGVSELMISTCVQGVFFCLLAAQPVLVIGFTGPLLVFEEAFFEFCKSQGMEYIVGRIWVGMWLILIVVIIVAVEGSFLVKFISRFTQEIFSILISLIFIYETFSKLIRIFKTHPLVLNYEHLNATLPDPFHLVVVEKNITHDDGNVTFVHHHKERAYPNTALLSMCLMFGCFFIAYFLRMFKTGVFFPGWLRRMIGDFGVPISIFIMIAIDITIEDAYTQKLVVPKGLTVSNTSARGWFINPMGEKKPFPVWMMIASAGPALLVFILIFLESQITTLIVSKPERKMVKGSGFHFDLLLLVAMGGAASLIGVPWLSAATVRSVTHANALTVMTKGTKPEIEKVLEQRISGMLVAMLVGVSILMEPLLKMIPMTALFGIFLYMGITSLSGIQLWDRMLLLIVPKKYHPNMPFATMVPTPKMHLFTLIQVVCLGVLWAVKSSRASLALPFVLILTIPLRMLMTGRLFTVREMKCLDADDAKVVLEEEPGVDVYTESPMP